CGCTTCGCTCCGGACGGGGTACTCCCGGTACGCTCACCGCCGTGCCACACGCTGATCAGTCCCAAACCACCCAGAAAGGCGCTTCCGTGACATACCCGGGACCGCCCCGACCGGTCGAGGTCTCCGCCACACCCCTCGCGGAACTGGCCGATCAGCTGGGTGCCGCCGCTCCGGAGACCGACGCCGGGATCACGGGGATCACCCACGACTCGCGCGCCGTCCGCCCCGGCGACCTGTACGCCGCCCTCCCGGGCGCCCGCCTGCACGGCGCCGACTTCGCCACCCAGGCCGCCGGCCTCGGCGCGGCCGCCGTGCTCACCGACCCGGCGGGCGTCGAGCGCGCCGCCGCGACCGGACTGCCGGTCCTGGTCGTCGACGACCCGCGCGGGCGGATGGGCGAGCTGGCGGCGACGATCTACGGCCACCCGGGCCGCGACCTGCTGCAGATCGGCATCACCGGCACCTCCGGCAAGACCACCACCGCCTACCTCGTCGAGGGCGGGCTCAGGACCGCGAAGTCCACCGGTCTCGTCGGCACGGTCGAGATGCGCATCGGCGAGGAGCGCATCAAGTCCGAGCGCACCACCCCCGAGGCCACCGACCTGCAGGCCCTGTTCGCCGTCATGCGCGAGCGCGGCGTCGAGGCGGTCGCCATGGAGGTCTCCAGCCACGCCCTGGTCCTCGGCCGGGTCGACGGCTGCGTCTTCGACGTCGCCGTGTTCACCAACCTCAGCCCGGAGCACATGGAGTTCCACTCCGACATGGAGGACTACTTCCGGGCCAAGGCGCAGCTGTTCACGCCGGAGCGCAGCAGACTCGGTGTGGTCAACGCCGACGACGAGTACGGCCGCCGGCTGGTCCGGGAAGCCACCGTGCCGGTCGTCACCTACTCCGCCGAGGGCCACCCCGACGCCGACTGGCGCGCCGAGCACGTCCAGGTCGGCCCCATGGACTCGACGTTCACCGTGCTCGGCCCGAACGGCGAGCGGATCCAGGCCAAGTCGCCGCTGCCGGGCCCCTTCAACGTGGCGAACACCCTCGCCGCCATCGTCGCCCTCGCCGCCGCCGGCCTCGACCCGCAGACCGCCGCCGACGGCGTCGCCGCCGTCCCGGGCGTCCCCGGCCGGCTGGAACGCGTCGACGCCGGGCAGCCCTACCTCGCGGTCGTGGACTACGCCCACAAGACCGACGCCGTCGAGTCCGTGCTCAAGGCGCTGCGCAAGGTCACCAAGGGCCGGCTGCACGTCGTCCTCGGCTGCGGCGGCGACCGCGACCGGACCAAGCGGGCCCCGATGGGCGCCGCCGTGGCCCGGCTCGCCGACACGGCCGTACTGACCTCCGACAACCCCCGCTCCGAGGACCCGCTCGCGATCCTCGCGACCATGCTCCAGGGCGCCGCCTCGGTGCCCGCGCACGAGCGCGGCGAGGTGCTCCTGTTCGAGGACCGGGCCGCCGCGATCGCCGCCGCCGTGGGGCGCGCCCGGGCCGGCGACACCGTGCTGGTCGCGGGCAAGGGCCACGAGCAGGGCCAGGACATCGCCGGCGTGGTCCGTCCCTTCGACGACCGCCAGGTGCTCCGCGAAGCCATCCAGAAGACCCAGGGATGAAAATCCCGAAGATCCAGGGGATGAACTTGTGATCGCCCTCTCCCTCGCCGAGATCGCAGCAGTCGTCGGCGGGCAGACGCACGACATACCGGACCCGTCCGTCCAGGTCACGGGACCGGTCGTCCGGGACTCCCGTGAAGTGACGCCCGGCAGCCTGTTCGTCGCCTTCGTCGGCGAACGCGTGGACGGCCACGACTTCGCCGCGCAGGTGATCGAGGCCGGTGCGGCCGCCGTACTGGCGTCCCGCCCGGTCGGCGTGCCCGCGATCGTGGTCGAGGACGTGCAGACCGCGCTCGGCGCCCTCGCCCGGCACGTCGTACGCCGGCTCGGCGCGACCCTCGTCGCCCTGACCGGCTCGGCGGGCAAGACCAGCACCAAGGACCTGATCGCCCAGGTCCTGCGGCGCAAGGCGCCGACGGTGTTCACGCCCGGCTCGCTCAACAACGAGATCGGGCTGCCGCTGACCGCCCTGTCCGCCACCGAGGAGACCCGCTTCCTGGTGCTGGAGATGGGCGCCCGCGGGATCGGCCACATCCGCTACCTCACCGAGCTGACCCCGCCGAGGGTCGGCCTGGTCCTGAACGTCGGCAGCGCCCACATCGGCGAGTTCGGCGGCCGGGAGCAGATCGCCCAGGCCAAGGGCGAGTTGGTGGAGGCGCTGCCCGCGGCCGACGAGGGCGGGGTCGCGGTCCTCAACGCCGACGACCCGCTGGTGCGGGCGATGGCCTCCCGTACCAAGGCGAAGGTGGTCCTTTTCGGAGAGTCGGCCGAAGCGGACGTACGCGCCGAGAACGTGCGACTCACGGACAGCGGACAGCCGTCCTTCAGGCTTCACACACCCTCCGGTGCAAGCGATGTGACCATGCGCCTGTACGGTGAGCACCACGTGTCGAACGCGCTCGCCGCGGCCGCCGTCGCCCATGAGCTGGGCATGTCCGGGGAAGAGATCGCCACCGCGCTCTCCGAGGCGGGCTCCCTCTCCCGCTGGCGCATGGAGGTCACCGAGCGCCCGGACGGCGTGACCATCGTCAACGACGCCTACAACGCCAACCCCGAGTCCATGCGGGCCGCCCTCCGGGCGCTCGCGGCCATGGGCAAGGGGCGCCGCACGTGGGCGGTGCTCGGCAAGATGGCCGAGCTGGGGGACGAGGCGCTCGCCGAGCACGACGCCGTCGGACGGCTCGCCGTCCGGCTCAACGTCAGCAAGCTCGTCGCCGTCGGGGGGATTGAGGCCTCCTGGCTGCAACTGGGCGCATATAACGAGGGTTCGTGGGGTGAGGAGTCGGTGCACGTGTCCGACGCACAGGCGGCGATCGACCTGTTGCGCAGCGAGTTGCGCCCGGGGGACGTCGTGCTCGTGAAGGCGTCCCGTTCGGTGGGTCTGGAGAGCGTTGCCCAGGCGCTCGCCGAGACCGGTGCCGAGGGCGAGGTTGCCGCCCGATGATGAAGCAGATCCTGTTCTCAGGAGTCATTGGCCTCTTCCTGACGCTGATCGGCACCCCGCTGCTGATCAAGCTCCTGGCCCGCAAGGGCTACGGCCAGTACATCCGTGACGACGGACCGCGCGAGCACGCCAGCAAGCGCGGTACGCCGACCATGGGCGGTATCGCCTTCATCCTGGCGACCATCGCGGCGTACTTCCTGAGCAAGCTCATCACCGGTTACCCGCCCACCTACTCCGGGCTGCTGGTCCTCGGCCTGATGTTCGGCATGGGCCTGGTCGGCTTCCTCGACGACTACATCAAGATCGTCAAGCGGCGTTCGCTGGGCCTGCGGGCCAAGGCGAAGATGGCCGGCCAGCTGATCGTCGGCATCGCCTTCGCGGTGCTGTCGCTGATGTTCTCCGACGCGCGCGGCAACACCCCGGCCTCCACCAAGCTGTCCTTCATCACCGACTTCGGCTGGTCGATCGGCCCGGTGCTGTTCGTGATCTGGGCGCTGTTCATGATCCTCGCGATGTCGAACGGCGTGAACCTCACCGACGGCCTGGACGGCCTGGCCACCGGCGCCTCCGTGCTCGTCTTCGGCGCCTACACGTTCATCGGCGTCTGGCAGTTCCAGGAGTCCTGCGCCAACGCGCAGACCCTGACCAACCCGGCCGCCTGCTACGAGGTGCGCGACCCGCTCGACCTCGCGGTGATCGCCTCCGCGCTGATGGGCGCCTGCCTGGGCTTCCTGTGGTGGAACACCTCGCCGGCGAAGATCTTCATGGGCGACACCGGTTCGCTCGCCCTCGGCGGCGTCCTCACCGGTCTGGCCATCCTCTCCCGCACGGAGCTGCTGCTGGCCATCATGGGCGGCCTGTTCGTCCTCATCACCATGTCGGTCGTCATCCAGGTCGGCTCCTTCCGGCTCACCGGCAAGCGCGTCTTCCGGATGGCGCCGCTCCAGCACCACTTCGAACTCAAGGGCTGGTCCGAAGTCCTGGTGGTGGTCCGCTTCTGGATCATCCAGGGCATCTGTGTCATCGTCGGACTGGGCCTCTTCTACGCAGGATGGGCAGCGGACAAGTGACCCCCACCTCGGAGCTCTCCGACTTCCAGGGCAAGCACGTCACCGTCGCCGGGCTCGGCGTCTCCGGCGTCCCGGCGGCGAAGGCGCTGCACGCGCGCGGGGCGATCGTCACGGTCGTCAACGACGGCGACGACGCACGCGCGCGTGAACAGGCCGCGGAGCTGAAGGCGCTCGGCATCGCCGTACGCCTGGGCGACGGCGCAACCCTGCCGGAGGGCACCGAGCTGATCGTCACCGCGCCCGGCTGGAAGCCCGACAAGCCGCTGTTCCAGGCGGCCGGGAAGGCCGGTGTGCCCGTCTGGGGCGACGTGGAGCTGGCCTGGCGGCTGCGCGGCCCCGGCGCGGCGCCCTGGCTCGCGGTCACGGGCACCAACGGCAAGACCACCACCGTCCAGATGCTCGCGTCGATCCTGAGGGCCGCCGGGCTGCGCACGGCCGCCGTAGGCAACATCGGCGTCTCCCTGCTGGACGCGGTCCTCGGCGAGGAGGAGTACGACGTCCTCGCCGTGGAGCTGTCCAGCTACCAGCTGCACTGGGCGCCCTCGCTGCGCGCCCACTCCGCGGCGGTCCTCAACCTCGCCCCGGACCACCTCGACTGGCACGGCTCCATGGAGGCGTACGCGCGCGACAAGGGCCGCATCTACGAAGGCAATCGGGTCGCCTGCGTCTACAACGCGGCCGACAAGCGCACCGAGGAGCTGGTGCGCGAGGCCGACGTCGAGGAGGGCTGCCGCGCCGTCGGCTTCACCCTCGGCACGCCCGCGCCCTCCCAACTCGGCGTCGTGGACGGCATCCTGGTCGACCGCGCCTTCGTGGAGAACCGGCAGAAGAACGCGCAGGAGCTGGCCGAGGTCTCCGACGTCAACCCGCCGGCCCCGCACAACATCGCCAACGCCCTTGCCGCGGCGGCCCTCGCGCGCGCCTTCGGGGTGCCCGCCAGGGCCGTACGCGAGGGCCTGCGGGCCTTCCGCCCGGACGCCCACCGCATCGCGCACGTCGCCGACGTCGACGGGGTGGCGTACGTGGACGACTCCAAGGCGACCAACACCCATGCCGCCGAAGCCTCGTTGGCGGCATATGAACCGATCGTATGGATTGCGGGCGGCCTGGCGAAGGGCGCGACCTTCGACGAGCTGGTCGCCAAGTCGGCCAGGCGGCTGCGCGGCGCCGTCCTGATCGGCGCCGATCGTGCCCTGATCCGTGACGCCCTCGCGCGACACGCGCCGGAAGTCCCCGTGGTCGACGTCGACCGGACCGACACTGGGGCGATGCTCCAGGCGGTGACGGAAGCGAAGCGGCTCGCACAGCCCGGCGACACGGTGCTGCTGGCCCCGGCCTGCGCCTCCATGGACATGTTCACCAACTACAACCAGCGCGGTGACGCGTTCGCGGCGGCGGTCCGCGAACTCGAAGCGGGCGCCTGACCGGGTCTCGGCCACACAGGGTGCTTCGGGACCCTCGAAGGAACGGGAGACTCGGATGTGGCTGAGGCCGGGAGGAGCCGGTGATGTCCGGTAGCCGTACAGGTCGTCCTCCGGCCGGGCGGGCCGTCAAGCGGCCCCCCGCGCCGCGCCTTCCGCGCGAGAACCCCGTACAGCGCCTCTACACCCGCGCCCGCCGGGCCTGGGACCGGCCGCTGACCGCCTACTACCTGATCGTCGGCGGCACCCTGCTGATCACCGTGCTGGGTCTGGTGATGGTCTACTCGGCCTCCCAGATCACCGCGCTGCAGCTCTCGCTGCCCGGGTCGTACTTCTTCCGCAAGCAGTTCCTCGCCGCGCTCATCGGCGGGGTGCTGCTGTTCGCGGCCTCCCGCATGCCGGTGAAGCTGCACCGGGCGCTCGCCTACCCGATCCTCGCCGCCGCCGTCTTCCTGATGGTCCTGGTGCAGATCCCCGGGATAGGGATGGCGGTCAACGGCAACCAGAACTGGATCTCCCTCGGCGGCTCGTTCCAGATCCAGCCCAGCGAGTTCGGCAAGCTGGCCCTGGTGCTGTGGGGCGCGGACCTGATCGCCCGCAAGCAGGAGAAGAAGCTGCTGACCCAGTGGAAGCACATGCTGGTGCCCCTGGTGCCGGTCGCCTTCCTGCTGCTCGGGCTGATCATGCTCGGCGGCGACATGGGCACGACGATCATCCTGACGGCGATCCTGTTCGGTCTGCTCTGGCTCGCGGGGGCGCCCACCCGGCTGTTCTCCGGGGTGCTGAGCGTCGCCGGGCTGCTCGCCGCGCTCGCCATCTGGTCCAGCCCGCACCGGCTGAACCGGCTCAGCTGCATCGCCGCCACCGACCCCGGCCCGAACGACATGTGCTGGCAGGGCGCGCACGGCATCTACGCCCTCGCCTCCGGCGGACTCTTCGGCTCCGGTCTTGGTGCGAGTGTGGAAAAATGGGGGCAACTCCCGGAAGCGCACACCGACTTCATCTTCGCCGTCACCGGTGAGGAACTGGGCCTGGCGGGGACGCTGTCGGTGCTCGCCCTCTTCGCGGCTCTAGGCTATGCGGGTATCCGCGTGGCCGGACGCACGGAGGACCCCTTCGTGAGGTACGCCGCGGGAGGCGTGACCACCTGGATCACCGCCCAGGCGGTGATCAACATCGGTGCGGTGCTCGGTCTGCTGCCGATCGCCGGCGTGCCCCTCCCGCTGTTCTCCTACGGAGGGTCCGCCCTGCTGCCGACCATGTTCGCCATCGGGCTGCTGATCGCCTTCGCGCGCGACGAGCCCGCTGCGCGGGCGGCGCTTGCGATGCGGCAACCTCGCTTTGGTAGAAAGCGGGGGACTGGGGGCTCCGGGTCCGGTCGGAGTCCCCGGAGATGGAACACGATGCGACGGCGTGCCTCGGCGGCGCGTCCGTCCGGAGAGCGGTGAATTTCGGTGCATGTCGTACTCGCCGGTGGGGGGACCGCCGGCCACATCGAGCCCGCGCTCGCCCTCGCGGACGCCCTGCGCAGGCAGGACCCGACCGTGGGGATCACGGCCCTGGGCACGGAGCGCGGCCTGGAGACCCGGCTCGTCCCCGAGCGCGGCTACGAACTCGCGCTGATCCCGGCGGTGCCGCTGCCCCGCAAGCCGACGCCCGAGCTGATCACCGTCCCGGGCCGGCTGCGCGGCACCATCAAGGCCGCCGAGCAGGTCCTGGAGCGCACCAAGGCGGACGTCGTGGTCGGTTTCGGCGGCTATGTCGCCCTGCCCGGCTATCTGGCCGCCAAGCGCCTCGGCGTGCCCATCGTGATCCACGAGGCCAACGCCCGCCCCGGCCTCGCCAACAAGATCGGCTCGCGGTACGCGGCCCGGGTCGCCGTCTCCACGCCGGACAGCAAGCTGCGCGACGCCCGCTACATCGGCATCCCGCTGCGCCGCTCCATCGCCACCCTGGACCGCGCCGCCGCGCGCCCGGAGGCCCGGCACCGCTTCGGCCTCGACCCGAACCTGCCCACGCTGCTGGTCTCCGGCGGCTCCCAGGGCGCCCGGCGGCTGAACGAGGTGACCCAGGCGGTCGCCCCCTGGCTCCAGCAGGCCGGCATCCAGATCCTGCACGCGGTCGGCCCGAAGAACGAACTGCCGCAGGTGCACCAGATGCCGGGAATGCCCCCCTATATCCCGGTAAGTTACCTGGACCGGATGGACCTCGCGTACGCCGCGGCCGACATGATGCTCTGCCGCGCGGGCGCGATGACCGTCGCCGAGCTCTCCGCCGTCGGGCTTCCGGCCGCGTACGTCCCGCTGCCCATCGGCAACGGCGAACAGCGGCTCAACGCCCAGCCGGTGGTGAAGGCCGGCGGCGGACTCCTGGTCGACGACGCGGAACTCACGCCCGAGTGGGTGCAGCAGAACGTCCTGCCCGTGCTCGCCGATCCGCACCGGCTGTACGAGATGTCCCGCGCCGCAAGCGAGTTCGGCCGCCGGGACGCCGACGAACTGCTCGTCGGCATGGTGTACGAGGCGATCGCCTCACGCCGTTAGGACCATATGACGAAGGGGCAGTGAGCGTGGCCGGACAGACGACCGCCGAGCGCGGTGAACGCCAGCAGGAGTCGTCCGGCCCGCCGCTCGCCCGCAGGCTCCGGCGGCCGCGCCTTCGTACGATCGTCATTCTGGCCGCAGTTGCCGTACTGCTGGGGGCCGGCGTCTGGGTGCTGTACGGCTCGTCCTGGGTGCGCGTCCGGCACGTCTCGGTGTCCGGCACGCGCGTGCTGACCCCCGCAGAGGTGCGCAGCGCGGCGGCCGTACCGGTCGGGGCGCCGATGATTTCCGTCGACACCGACCGCATCGAAGCCCGGCTTCGCCGGAAACTGCCCCGAATTGACACCGTTGACGTGGTCCGCGCCTGGCCCCGTGGAATCGGTCTGAAGGTGACCGAGCGCAGCCCGGTACTGCTGGTCCGAAAAGGGCGGAATTTCATCGAAGTCGACCACGAAGGTGTCCGGTTCGCCACGGTTTCGCGGGCGCCGGACGGTGTTCCCCTGCTGGAAATGTCCGTGTTCCGCACGGGTTCGGGCGCCGCGAGCTTCCGCCGCTTCGGCACCGGCCGGCTCGTGCGCGAGGCCGTCCAGGTCGCGGGCGACCTGCCGGCCGCGGTGGCGCGGGACACCCGGACCGTCCAAGTCCGTTCCTACGACGACATCTCGCTGGAGTTGGCCGGCGGCCGCACGGTGGCCTGGGGCAGCAGCGAGAACGGCCGCGCCAAGGCACGGACCCTCGCAGCTCTCATGAAAGCAGCTCCCGGCGCACGGCACTTGGATGTCAGCGTCCCCACCGCCCCGGCCTCTTCGGGGAGTTGACGCGCATCAGCGCAGGCCAGCACCCTGGTTGGGCACCGCTACGCCTGATCACATAGGGTGAAAAGAAAAACGGGAGGTTCGGCGTGTTCGTTGAACGGGCGCCACTTGTCGACTTAGTGTCCTGTTCAGAAGACTCCAGGGAACAGACACACTGGTAACCCTAAACTTCAGGGTTAGGGTTCGGGTCGGCGCTACGGACCGTCCCATTCGGCATCCGTCGTCCCCGCGCGGGGCACCGCACGGCGACGACAACGTAATTCGAGGCGAGAGGCCTTCGACGTGGCAGCACCGCAGAACTACCTCGCAGTCATCAAGGTCATCGGTGTCGGCGGCGGTGGTGTCAATGCCATCAACCGGATGATCGAGGTCGGTCTCAAGGGCGTCGAGTTCATCGCCATCAACACCGACGCACAGGCGCTGTTGATGAGCGACGCCGACGTCAAGCTGGACGTCGGCCGCGAACTCACCCGCGGACTCGGCGCCGGAGCCAACCCGGCCGTCGGCCGCAAGGCCGCCGAGGACCACCGCGAGGAGATCGAGGAGGTCCTCAAGGGGGCCGACATGGTCTTCGTGACGGCCGGTGAAGGCGGCGGCACCGGCACCGGCGGCGCGCCCGTCGTGGCCAACATCGCGCGCTCGCTGGGCGCCCTCACCATCGGCGTGGTCACGCGCCCGTTCACCTTCGAGGGACGGCGCCGCGCGAACCAGGCCGAGGACGGCATCGCCGAACTGCGCGAAGAGGTCGACACCCTCATCGTCATCCCCAACGACCGGCTGCTGTCCATCTCGGACCGCCAGGTCTCGGTCCTGGACGCCTTCAAGTCCGCCGACCAGGTCCTGCTCTCCGGTGTCCAGGGCATCACCGACCTCATCACCACCCCCGGTCTGATCAACCTCGACTTCGCCGACGTGAAGTCCGTCATGTCCGAGGCCGGTTCGGCCCTCATGGGCATCGGCTCCGCCCGCGGCGACGACCGCGCGGTGGCCGCGGCCGAGATGGCGATCTCCTCCCCGCTGCTGGAGGCGTCCATCGACGGCGCCCGCGGTGTGCTGCTCTCCATCTCCGGCGGCTCCGACCTCGGCCTGTTCGAGATCAACGAGGCCGCCCAGCTGGTCAGCGAGGCCGCCCACCCGGAGGCCAACATCATCTTCGGCGCGGTCATCGACGACGCCCTCGGCGACGAGGTGCGGGTCACCGTGATCGCGGCCGGCTTCGACGGCGGCCAGCCCCCGGCCCGCCGGGACAACGTCCTCGGCTCGTCCTCGGCCTCGGGGGGCGCCCGCCGAGAGGAGCCCACGCCGGTACGGCAGGCCGAGCCCAGCCGCCCGTCCTTCGGCTCGCTCGGCAGCGTCAAGCCCAAGGAGGACCCGGAGCCGGCGCCCGAGCCCGTGGCCGACATCCCGGCCCCCGCGCCGCCGGTCACCCCGGCGCCGCGTCCGGCCTACACGGACAGCGCGGCCGAGGAGCTGGACGTCCCGGACTTCCTCAAGTGATAAGACGGCGCGAGAGCGTGAGCGGCGCCCACTTCGCCTTCACCGACCGGTGGGGCGGGGTGAGCGCCGCTCCGTATGAGGAGCTCAACCTCGGCGGCGCGGTCGGCGACGACCCGGAGGCCGTACGGGCCAACCGGGACATCGCGGCCAAGTCGCTCGGTATCGACCCGGCCCGGGTCGTGTGGATGAACCAGGTGCACGGCGCCGACGTGGCCGTCGTCGACGAACCCTGGGGCGACCGCCCGGTCCCGGAGGTCGACGCGATCGTCACCGTCCGCCGCGGACTCGCCCTCGCCGTGCTCACCGCCGACTGCGTGCCGGTGCTGCTCGCCGATCCGGTCGCCGGAGTCGCCGCGGCGGCGCACGCGGGCCGGCCCGGCATGGTCCAGGGCGTCGTCCCGGCCGCCGTACGGGCCATGGTCGAACTCGGCGCCGAGCCGGGCCGGATCGTCGCCCGCACCGGACCGGCCGTGTGCGGGCGGTGCTACGAAGTACCCGAGGCGATGCGCGCCGAGGTGGCGGCCGTCGAGCCGGCGGCGTACGCAGAGACGAGCTGGGGCACGCCGGCGGTCGATGTGAGCGCCGGGGTGCACGCGCAGCTCGACCGGCTCGGGGTGTGCGACCGGGCGCAGGCGCCGGAGTGCACGCTGGAGTCGGGCGATCACTTCTCGTACCGCCGAGACCGCACCACCGGGCGGCTCGCGGGCTATGTCTGGCTGGACTGATGGGGCATGACGGACCGTAAGACCCAACTCGCCGCAAACCTGGCGAAAGTGGAGGAGCGCATCACCGCCGCGTGCGTGGCGGCCGGGCGCAAGCGGGAGGAGGTGACCCTGATCGTGGTCACCAAGACCTATCCGGCGAGCGATGTGCGGATCCTGTCGGAACTCGGTGTGCGCCATGTCGCCGAGAACCGCGACCAGGACGCGGCGCCGAAGGCCGCCGCATGCTCGGATCTGCCCCTTAAGTGGCATTTTGTCGGCCAGTTGCAGACCAACAAGGTCCGTTCCGTGGTCGGTTACGCCGATGTCGTGCAGTCCGTCGACCGCGCCCGGCTCGTCACGGCCCTGTCGAAGGAGGCCGTGCGGGCGGGCCGCGAGATCGGCTGCCTGATCCAGGTCGCGCTGGACGCGGGGGAGAGCGGCAGAGGCGAGCGTGGCGGCGTGGCCCCGGACGGAATCGAAGAATTGGCCGACCTCGTCGGACGGGCGCCGGGGCTGCGGCTCGACGGGCTGATGACCGTCGCTCCGCTCACGGGGGAGTACGCGGGGCGCGAACGGGCGGCGTTTGAACGGCTCATGGATTTGTCGACTGACCTGCGCCGAGCCCATCCGGCTGCAACCATGGTGTCGGCAGGGATGAGTGCGGACCTCGAACAGGCCGTGGCCGCCGGGGCGACACATGTACGCGTCGGCACCGCGGTACTCGGAGTCCGCCCCAGGCTCGGGTAACGTCGCCAAGAAGTCGGACCACAGCAGAAAATATGGTCAGTGCCTGCGAAGGCGGGCACAACGACCTCGTGGATCGCGGGCACTTGGCAGTCGTCAGCCGATCCACCACAGAGCGGAGGACTCAGAGCATGGCCGGCGCGATGCGCAAGATGGCGGTCTACCTCGGCCTCGTGGAGGACGATGGGTACGACGGCCGCGGATTCGACCCCGACGACGACTTCGAGCCCGAGTTGGACCCGGAGCCGGAACGGGACCATCGACGGCACGAATCGTCACACCAGTCGCACAGCGCACATCAGTCCCAAAGGGACGAAGAGGTGCGTATCGTGCAACCGCCCGCGCCGCGCGAGCCGGTGGCCCGTTCGACTTCGCTCGCCGCGGAATCCGGGCGTCCGGCGCGGATCGCGCCCGTGGCATCCATCACACAAGAACGTCAGTCCCTCGAGAAGAACGCACCGGTGATCATGCCCAAGGTTGTGTCCGAGCGAGAGCCTTACCGGATCACCACGCTTCACCCCCGGACCTACAACGAGGCCCGTACCATCGGGGAACACTTCCGTGAGGGCACCCCGGTGATCATGAATCTGACTGAGATGGATGACACAGACGCGAAGCGACTTGTCGACTTTGCGGCCGGTTTGGTGTTTGGTCTACACGGCAGCATCGAGCGGGTGACGCAGAAGGTGTTCCTGTTGTCTCCTGCTAACGTCGATGTCACGGCGGAGGACAAGGCCCGCATCGCAGAGGGCGGGTTCTTCAACCAGAGCTGAGACGCAGACGACCGGATCAGGTTCGGAAGAGCACGGACAGGGGAGAGGGAAGCGCAGGCCATGAGCGTGTTCATCACGGTGGTCCACACCGCGCTGCTTGTGTTCCTCGTCGTGCTGATCTTCCGGCTCGTGATGGACTACGTGTTCCAGTTCGCCCGCTCGTGGCAACCCGGCAAGGCGATGGTGGTCGTACTGGAGGCCACCTACACTGTCACCGATCCACCGCTGAAGCTTCTGCGGCGGTTCATCCCGCCGCTGCGTCTCGGGGGCGTGGCGCTCGACCTGTCCTTCTTCGTACTGATGATCATCGTCTACATCCTCCTCTCCATCACGGGGAGCTTCATGTGATGAGGGTGGACGATACGGTCTTGCCGACTGCCGATGACTACGTTGAGGTGAAGAGATGCCGTTGACCCCCGAGGACGTGCGGAACAAGCAGTTCACGACCGTCCGCCTCCGAGAAGGCTATGACGAGGACGAGGTCGATGCCTTCCTCGACGAGGTCGAAGCCGAACTGACCCGTCTGCTCCGCGAGAACGAGGACCTGCGCGCCAAGCTGGCCGCGGCGACCCGTGCGGCCGCCCAGAACCAGCAGAACATGCGCAAGGGCCCGCCGGAGCAGGACCAGCAGCAGCACCCGCAGCAGCAGGGCATGCGAGGTCCCGGCGCGCCGGTGCCCGCCGGGATATCGGGCCCGCCGCAGCAGCAGATGGGCGGCCCCATGGGTGGCCCGCCCCAGCTGCCGAGCGGTGCCCCGCAGCTGCCCGCCGGCCCCGGCGGTCAGGGCGGCCCGCAGGGTCCCGGCCCGATGGGCCAGGGTCCGATGGGCCAGGGCCCGATGGGCGGCCAGCCGCCCATGCAGCAGCAGATGGGCGGCCCCATGGGTGGTCCCATGGGCATGCCCGGTCAGGGC
This genomic interval from Streptomyces sp. NBC_00557 contains the following:
- the ftsW gene encoding putative lipid II flippase FtsW, which gives rise to MSGSRTGRPPAGRAVKRPPAPRLPRENPVQRLYTRARRAWDRPLTAYYLIVGGTLLITVLGLVMVYSASQITALQLSLPGSYFFRKQFLAALIGGVLLFAASRMPVKLHRALAYPILAAAVFLMVLVQIPGIGMAVNGNQNWISLGGSFQIQPSEFGKLALVLWGADLIARKQEKKLLTQWKHMLVPLVPVAFLLLGLIMLGGDMGTTIILTAILFGLLWLAGAPTRLFSGVLSVAGLLAALAIWSSPHRLNRLSCIAATDPGPNDMCWQGAHGIYALASGGLFGSGLGASVEKWGQLPEAHTDFIFAVTGEELGLAGTLSVLALFAALGYAGIRVAGRTEDPFVRYAAGGVTTWITAQAVINIGAVLGLLPIAGVPLPLFSYGGSALLPTMFAIGLLIAFARDEPAARAALAMRQPRFGRKRGTGGSGSGRSPRRWNTMRRRASAARPSGER
- the murG gene encoding undecaprenyldiphospho-muramoylpentapeptide beta-N-acetylglucosaminyltransferase, translated to MHVVLAGGGTAGHIEPALALADALRRQDPTVGITALGTERGLETRLVPERGYELALIPAVPLPRKPTPELITVPGRLRGTIKAAEQVLERTKADVVVGFGGYVALPGYLAAKRLGVPIVIHEANARPGLANKIGSRYAARVAVSTPDSKLRDARYIGIPLRRSIATLDRAAARPEARHRFGLDPNLPTLLVSGGSQGARRLNEVTQAVAPWLQQAGIQILHAVGPKNELPQVHQMPGMPPYIPVSYLDRMDLAYAAADMMLCRAGAMTVAELSAVGLPAAYVPLPIGNGEQRLNAQPVVKAGGGLLVDDAELTPEWVQQNVLPVLADPHRLYEMSRAASEFGRRDADELLVGMVYEAIASRR
- a CDS encoding cell division protein FtsQ/DivIB, producing MAGQTTAERGERQQESSGPPLARRLRRPRLRTIVILAAVAVLLGAGVWVLYGSSWVRVRHVSVSGTRVLTPAEVRSAAAVPVGAPMISVDTDRIEARLRRKLPRIDTVDVVRAWPRGIGLKVTERSPVLLVRKGRNFIEVDHEGVRFATVSRAPDGVPLLEMSVFRTGSGAASFRRFGTGRLVREAVQVAGDLPAAVARDTRTVQVRSYDDISLELAGGRTVAWGSSENGRAKARTLAALMKAAPGARHLDVSVPTAPASSGS
- the ftsZ gene encoding cell division protein FtsZ, translated to MAAPQNYLAVIKVIGVGGGGVNAINRMIEVGLKGVEFIAINTDAQALLMSDADVKLDVGRELTRGLGAGANPAVGRKAAEDHREEIEEVLKGADMVFVTAGEGGGTGTGGAPVVANIARSLGALTIGVVTRPFTFEGRRRANQAEDGIAELREEVDTLIVIPNDRLLSISDRQVSVLDAFKSADQVLLSGVQGITDLITTPGLINLDFADVKSVMSEAGSALMGIGSARGDDRAVAAAEMAISSPLLEASIDGARGVLLSISGGSDLGLFEINEAAQLVSEAAHPEANIIFGAVIDDALGDEVRVTVIAAGFDGGQPPARRDNVLGSSSASGGARREEPTPVRQAEPSRPSFGSLGSVKPKEDPEPAPEPVADIPAPAPPVTPAPRPAYTDSAAEELDVPDFLK
- the pgeF gene encoding peptidoglycan editing factor PgeF, yielding MSGAHFAFTDRWGGVSAAPYEELNLGGAVGDDPEAVRANRDIAAKSLGIDPARVVWMNQVHGADVAVVDEPWGDRPVPEVDAIVTVRRGLALAVLTADCVPVLLADPVAGVAAAAHAGRPGMVQGVVPAAVRAMVELGAEPGRIVARTGPAVCGRCYEVPEAMRAEVAAVEPAAYAETSWGTPAVDVSAGVHAQLDRLGVCDRAQAPECTLESGDHFSYRRDRTTGRLAGYVWLD
- a CDS encoding YggS family pyridoxal phosphate-dependent enzyme encodes the protein MTDRKTQLAANLAKVEERITAACVAAGRKREEVTLIVVTKTYPASDVRILSELGVRHVAENRDQDAAPKAAACSDLPLKWHFVGQLQTNKVRSVVGYADVVQSVDRARLVTALSKEAVRAGREIGCLIQVALDAGESGRGERGGVAPDGIEELADLVGRAPGLRLDGLMTVAPLTGEYAGRERAAFERLMDLSTDLRRAHPAATMVSAGMSADLEQAVAAGATHVRVGTAVLGVRPRLG